The following DNA comes from Bacteroidales bacterium.
CGAGGCAATTTCATTTATGCTGTTTCCTGCCGCAACTCTGGCACTGAACTTTGGAGCACCTATATACACAGCATCAGCACCATGGAGAATTGCTTCTCGTGCAATATTAGTATCTCGTGCAGGGGATAGTAACTCAATACGACGAGGCATAATACTCTTATTTAATTGATTTTATATCGTATGGAGTCTCTTGATATACAAAGTAGTTTAACCAATTTGAAAATAGTAAATTGGCATGTGCTCGCCACTTAACCTGAGGATCTTTTGAGGTGTCGTTATTAGGGAAATAGTTTTGAGGAATTTGAATTTCCAATCCTTTATTTTTGTCTCGGAAATACTCATCTTTAAGAGTATTGGGAGAGTATTCAGAGTGACCGGTAATAAAAATCTCACGACCATTTCTTGCCATAAGCATATATATACCGGCTTCATCACTCTCTGAAAGAATCTCTATCTCTTTAATCTTATCAATGTCTTCTCTTCTAATTTCAGAGTGTCTACTGTGAGGAGCATAAAACTCATCATCAAACCCTCTGAATATAGGATTCTTACGATTATATACCGAATGGCAGAAAACGCCAAACATCTTTTCCGAAAGAGGATATTTAGGAACTTTATAGTAGTAGTTCAAAGCAGCTTGTGCTGCCCAACATATAAACAAAGTAGATGTAACATGAGTTCTTGCCCAATCAAAAATTTCTGTAAGTTCGTTCCAGTACGAAACATCAGTAAATTCAAGTTGTTCAACAGGAGCTCCTGTAACAATCATACCATCGTAGTTGTCCTTTTTTATAAGAGAAAACTCTTTGTAGAAAGCCTCCATATGTTCTATGGGGGTATTCTTTGAAACATGTCCCGAAATCTTCATAAAATCAATCTCAATCTGTAAAGGGGAGTTTGAGAGTAATCTTATCAAATCAGTCTCAGTTGTAATTTTGAGAGGCATTAGATTTAAAATCACAAGTTTAAGCGGACGAATATCCTGTGATGACGCCCTTTGAGAGTCCATCACAAATATATTCTCTTGCTTTAATAAATCTACTGCAGGAAGATTTACGGGAATAGTTAAAGGCATACTCTTCTTTTAATATTAGTTAATTAAAATACATAACCAAAGCCTATGTTGAAATAGACATTGAACATATTAAAACTCATTGCGGTAAAGTCGCTTTTGAAAAGAGGAATACAACCCCAAGTCAAATCTCCTGATATTAAAAGGTGTTTATAAGGGATAAAGTCCACTCCAACTTGCACACCGGCATCAACCTTACGCATATCATCCGTAAAGTCATAAACTGCATCAACGCCATCAACACGAGGT
Coding sequences within:
- the metA gene encoding homoserine O-succinyltransferase, with the translated sequence MPLTIPVNLPAVDLLKQENIFVMDSQRASSQDIRPLKLVILNLMPLKITTETDLIRLLSNSPLQIEIDFMKISGHVSKNTPIEHMEAFYKEFSLIKKDNYDGMIVTGAPVEQLEFTDVSYWNELTEIFDWARTHVTSTLFICWAAQAALNYYYKVPKYPLSEKMFGVFCHSVYNRKNPIFRGFDDEFYAPHSRHSEIRREDIDKIKEIEILSESDEAGIYMLMARNGREIFITGHSEYSPNTLKDEYFRDKNKGLEIQIPQNYFPNNDTSKDPQVKWRAHANLLFSNWLNYFVYQETPYDIKSIK